From one Paenibacillus terrae HPL-003 genomic stretch:
- a CDS encoding alanyl-tRNA editing protein translates to MTTKLYYSAPNLTEWETHITRSMERDGGYFVMLEETAFYPHGGGQPCDTGTIQGVPVVDVFLEEGDIWHQVECLPEGEKVACTLDWERRFDHMQQHSGQHLLSAVCLELLGARTESFHLGQEYATIDVNCSELTPAQLSAIEQEVNRQIYSNRSIKSYVVTNEQLKDIPLVKMPKVTENIRIVEIEGIEYNACGGTHVGRTGEIGMIKCLKWEKQKGLARIHFKCGVRALQDFNESLQILDVLSAKFNTGRKDILTRFEKWEQEHKQLKAQVDILQEENTSYQVAELLSAVQGNVLAHMFEQKTFQELQQMAAKLTSEHDLLVLLATTAENKIILTHNGTQSVACGAYFKEHLGAFQGKGGGSNQSAQAAFSSREDLLNFFETAQRQFIQG, encoded by the coding sequence ATGACAACAAAACTATACTACTCTGCTCCAAACCTTACGGAGTGGGAAACTCATATTACACGCAGCATGGAAAGAGATGGCGGATATTTTGTTATGCTGGAGGAAACGGCTTTTTATCCGCATGGCGGAGGTCAGCCGTGTGATACAGGAACGATTCAGGGCGTTCCGGTGGTGGATGTTTTTCTGGAAGAGGGCGATATTTGGCATCAGGTCGAATGTTTGCCGGAGGGTGAGAAGGTAGCTTGTACGTTGGATTGGGAGCGCAGATTTGATCATATGCAGCAGCATAGCGGACAGCATTTGTTGTCAGCGGTTTGTCTGGAACTGTTGGGCGCGCGTACAGAAAGCTTTCATTTGGGACAAGAGTACGCCACGATTGATGTAAACTGTTCTGAACTGACACCTGCGCAGTTATCTGCCATCGAACAGGAAGTAAATCGGCAAATCTATAGTAACCGCAGCATCAAAAGTTATGTTGTAACGAATGAGCAGTTGAAGGACATTCCACTTGTGAAAATGCCTAAAGTAACGGAGAATATCCGCATTGTCGAGATTGAAGGTATTGAATACAATGCTTGCGGCGGTACCCATGTCGGCCGAACCGGGGAAATTGGAATGATCAAATGTCTGAAATGGGAGAAGCAGAAGGGGCTGGCGAGAATCCATTTTAAATGCGGCGTTCGCGCGCTTCAGGATTTTAACGAAAGTCTTCAGATTTTGGACGTGCTGTCTGCGAAGTTTAATACCGGACGCAAGGATATTTTGACCCGCTTTGAAAAGTGGGAGCAGGAGCACAAGCAGCTCAAGGCGCAAGTGGACATCCTGCAAGAAGAAAATACTTCGTATCAGGTAGCAGAGTTGCTTTCTGCTGTTCAGGGGAACGTTTTGGCTCATATGTTTGAACAAAAAACCTTTCAGGAATTACAGCAAATGGCTGCCAAGCTGACATCTGAACATGATTTACTTGTATTATTAGCCACAACAGCAGAAAACAAAATCATTCTGACACATAACGGTACACAGTCTGTCGCCTGCGGAGCGTATTTTAAAGAGCATCTGGGCGCGTTCCAGGGAAAGGGTGGCGGTAGCAATCAATCGGCTCAGGCAGCGTTCTCGTCCCGTGAGGACCTTTTGA
- a CDS encoding MarR family winged helix-turn-helix transcriptional regulator, which translates to MDFDLRDLPTREALQEFSKRIPEIDIRATEAMLFFMRVSSSTFKVSFEGFEQFGISHGKFSILILLYRNMNTGLMATELAEKVGISKPTVTGLIDRLERDGFVIRQSHPSDRRMSIVKLTDQGTELMERLLPVHFTSTSKLMSHLSTDEKELLLTLLQKIELGIPQAQEIYKKAKP; encoded by the coding sequence ATGGATTTTGATTTACGGGATTTGCCCACTCGTGAAGCACTTCAAGAATTTTCTAAGCGTATTCCCGAGATTGATATCAGAGCCACAGAAGCCATGCTATTCTTTATGCGCGTATCCTCCAGTACTTTTAAAGTCAGCTTTGAGGGCTTTGAACAATTCGGTATATCTCATGGAAAATTTTCGATATTAATTCTCTTGTACCGAAACATGAATACAGGACTGATGGCTACAGAGCTTGCGGAGAAAGTGGGAATAAGCAAACCCACCGTTACCGGACTCATTGACCGCTTAGAGCGCGATGGTTTTGTCATTAGACAAAGTCACCCTTCTGACCGTCGTATGAGCATCGTCAAACTGACTGATCAAGGGACAGAATTGATGGAGCGGCTACTACCTGTACATTTTACAAGCACCTCCAAGCTGATGAGCCACCTATCCACCGATGAAAAAGAGTTATTGCTGACGTTACTGCAAAAAATAGAACTCGGCATTCCCCAAGCACAAGAAATATATAAAAAAGCGAAACCATAA
- a CDS encoding HlyD family secretion protein, translating into MNRTQVTSLIIPLISIACLIGGGFLLQTNGQDQVNASRSIKGTTLNSDSIHVSFEQVGGKVLSIPVKEETPVKKGTILMTLDAKDVDLQIEQLRSQIAQFNTQISQQQKSIDLGYARAVTQEKQAQLDIAQSQVTQSKSQAALQRAEAAERQATAAEKHVNDGARHEDVQQQRIAVASATKSVQTAQTNYNRNKALYDAGSASKAALDDAESSLTLAKNQLSQQQESLQKLLNGATVEERMQAKEQTTQASVAVKQAAEEIRGAQLSVDRSKTQLETIQQSRQQLADQKLAVDLLQQQKETQEVQLKTLMLKKERLVLKAPQDGKITAISTKVGENVGQGSPVITLETNELYYDLYVNEDQVGKFKANKEVKTHISALNKDLQGIVRYVTSAPQFANVKMSREKGEADTATFQVRVYVPKESTLLPGMTVEVNTDEISS; encoded by the coding sequence ATGAATCGCACACAAGTCACTAGTCTCATCATTCCTCTAATTTCTATTGCCTGTCTTATCGGCGGAGGTTTTCTACTTCAAACCAACGGACAAGACCAGGTCAATGCTTCACGATCTATTAAAGGTACAACCCTGAATTCGGACAGCATTCATGTATCCTTTGAACAAGTAGGCGGAAAAGTCCTCAGCATTCCAGTAAAAGAGGAAACTCCCGTAAAAAAAGGTACTATCCTTATGACTCTGGACGCCAAAGATGTAGATTTGCAAATTGAGCAACTACGATCACAAATTGCCCAGTTCAATACACAGATCAGCCAACAGCAAAAATCGATTGACTTAGGTTATGCACGAGCCGTAACTCAGGAGAAGCAGGCACAGCTCGATATTGCGCAATCTCAAGTAACTCAAAGTAAGAGTCAGGCGGCATTGCAGCGGGCAGAAGCGGCTGAGCGTCAAGCCACAGCAGCGGAAAAGCACGTCAATGATGGTGCTCGACATGAGGATGTTCAGCAACAGCGAATTGCAGTAGCCTCCGCAACCAAAAGCGTTCAGACGGCCCAAACGAACTACAATCGTAACAAAGCACTATATGATGCAGGCAGTGCATCCAAAGCTGCATTGGATGATGCCGAGTCATCATTGACTTTAGCTAAAAATCAGTTGAGTCAGCAACAAGAGTCTCTTCAAAAGCTGCTCAATGGCGCAACCGTGGAAGAACGAATGCAAGCCAAAGAGCAAACGACACAAGCATCTGTTGCTGTAAAACAAGCAGCAGAAGAAATTCGTGGTGCCCAATTGTCCGTGGATCGTTCCAAAACACAACTGGAAACCATTCAGCAAAGTCGTCAACAGCTAGCAGATCAGAAGCTGGCCGTTGATCTTCTACAGCAACAAAAGGAAACCCAGGAAGTTCAGCTTAAAACGCTAATGCTCAAAAAAGAACGTCTGGTGTTAAAAGCACCGCAGGATGGTAAAATCACTGCTATCAGTACCAAAGTGGGCGAAAATGTGGGACAAGGGTCTCCCGTTATTACTTTAGAAACCAACGAGTTATATTACGATCTCTACGTGAACGAAGATCAAGTGGGGAAATTTAAAGCCAATAAAGAAGTTAAAACCCACATCTCGGCTCTAAATAAGGATTTGCAAGGTATTGTACGCTATGTTACATCTGCACCACAATTCGCTAATGTAAAAATGTCTCGTGAAAAAGGTGAGGCGGATACCGCTACATTCCAAGTACGTGTATATGTACCAAAAGAGTCTACTTTGCTACCGGGTATGACAGTTGAGGTGAATACTGATGAAATCTCTTCGTGA
- a CDS encoding ABC transporter permease: MKSLRDEWTYLVHSKYPIIAIIFPLIAVLGYSLLLPSSQISEANVVVVDQDNTAYSREFIQKIDASPNMNVAEVVSYTDNPEQYFYHEKYLAVISLPKGLEANHNRSLSSRVGLILDNTNAQSITLIRTAMQEISVSENMGLSVPAIMKTGMNAEQAQGALNGIALEVRSLFNPTNDYQNTSVLAFTCMFSFMMLNINSLPLIARLRVSRRLAAELQNPFNILLRILPYTLFSTAGLIFSLGVLKMFGGSRFEANPVLFVIPVVLYVFGTVCLNILVAWGAAHPGVAIGRMVIVLMPAFVLSGAVLSRSLFPPLAIQIGDFFPFAWMYKFLRTMGLRGAPLQEMLPELGSLLLYVGVLSMLVIARALWEKQKLAKNATGDTPGMGATHSVGPTSTPGGISVQGGPPAPIHEPIKG; this comes from the coding sequence ATGAAATCTCTTCGTGATGAATGGACGTACCTGGTTCATTCCAAGTATCCGATCATAGCTATCATTTTCCCGCTGATTGCAGTGCTGGGATATTCACTGCTACTCCCAAGCAGCCAAATTAGCGAAGCTAACGTAGTCGTGGTGGATCAAGATAACACAGCCTATAGCCGTGAGTTCATCCAGAAAATAGATGCCTCCCCTAATATGAACGTGGCTGAGGTTGTTTCATACACTGACAACCCTGAACAATATTTTTATCACGAGAAATATTTGGCTGTTATTTCTCTGCCGAAGGGCTTGGAGGCCAATCACAATCGCTCCCTTTCCAGTCGTGTGGGGCTGATTCTGGATAACACCAATGCCCAATCTATTACTTTGATCCGCACGGCCATGCAGGAAATCAGCGTATCTGAGAATATGGGGCTATCCGTTCCAGCTATCATGAAAACCGGAATGAACGCGGAACAGGCCCAGGGAGCCCTAAATGGCATCGCTTTGGAAGTACGTTCCCTCTTTAATCCAACGAATGATTATCAGAATACATCAGTACTTGCATTTACCTGTATGTTCTCTTTTATGATGCTGAATATTAACAGCTTGCCTCTTATCGCCAGACTAAGGGTTTCCAGAAGGCTGGCTGCCGAACTTCAAAATCCGTTCAACATATTACTGCGTATTCTTCCTTACACGCTGTTTTCGACGGCAGGCTTAATCTTCTCTCTCGGAGTACTCAAAATGTTTGGGGGCAGCCGTTTCGAGGCCAATCCGGTTCTCTTTGTCATTCCGGTTGTTCTGTATGTATTCGGCACGGTTTGTCTCAATATTCTGGTAGCATGGGGAGCCGCACATCCGGGAGTAGCCATCGGCAGAATGGTTATTGTACTCATGCCTGCTTTTGTTCTCTCGGGAGCCGTTCTCTCAAGATCATTGTTTCCACCTTTAGCGATCCAAATTGGTGATTTCTTCCCTTTTGCATGGATGTACAAATTCCTGCGCACGATGGGACTGCGTGGTGCGCCTTTACAAGAAATGCTTCCCGAACTTGGATCACTGTTACTATATGTTGGTGTACTCTCCATGCTGGTTATAGCCAGAGCACTGTGGGAAAAGCAAAAGCTGGCCAAAAATGCTACAGGCGATACTCCTGGAATGGGGGCAACTCATTCCGTTGGTCCAACTAGCACGCCTGGCGGGATATCTGTACAAGGAGGACCGCCAGCGCCTATACACGAGCCAATAAAAGGGTAG
- a CDS encoding NAD(P)H oxidoreductase has translation MKVLLVVTHPREDSLTLAVMNRFVEGLKENKHEVDILDLDRDGYNPVYSAADELDWNSPHKQYAPETRREMDRIAAADALVFVFPLWWYSVPSMLKGYLDKVWNIGLLEEFATKQVLWLCLAGGTKEHLIKYEYHDMVTNYLNKVIGGYARVRESKVEFFYDTLSESKDYIEGLLEHAYQLGLAYK, from the coding sequence ATGAAAGTTCTATTGGTCGTTACGCATCCTAGAGAAGATTCACTTACCCTTGCGGTCATGAATCGTTTTGTAGAGGGATTGAAAGAGAATAAGCACGAGGTAGATATTTTGGACTTGGACCGGGACGGGTATAATCCGGTTTACAGCGCAGCAGATGAGTTGGATTGGAATTCACCTCATAAACAATATGCTCCTGAAACACGGAGAGAGATGGACAGAATTGCTGCTGCGGATGCTCTGGTCTTTGTGTTTCCTCTATGGTGGTACAGTGTTCCTTCCATGCTAAAAGGGTACCTGGATAAAGTGTGGAACATAGGTTTACTTGAGGAGTTCGCGACAAAACAGGTCTTGTGGCTGTGCTTGGCGGGAGGGACGAAAGAACATCTGATCAAGTATGAATACCACGATATGGTAACTAATTATTTGAATAAAGTTATTGGTGGTTACGCAAGAGTAAGAGAGTCCAAGGTTGAGTTCTTCTATGATACTTTGTCCGAATCGAAAGATTACATTGAAGGTCTGCTGGAGCACGCTTATCAATTAGGTCTGGCATATAAGTAA
- a CDS encoding winged helix-turn-helix transcriptional regulator: MKNDAKTYMLGIEATLEVIGGKWKAIILHHLTSGRKRTYELRQLIPKITQKVLTQQLRELEKDEIIHRIIYNQVPPKVEYELSEYGWDFKDLLDRFCLWGEEHLDRVYGDKTTVLEEYSVEEPCVKKKS; this comes from the coding sequence ATGAAAAACGACGCCAAAACCTATATGCTCGGGATCGAGGCAACCTTGGAGGTGATCGGTGGAAAGTGGAAAGCCATCATCCTGCATCATCTAACCAGCGGCAGAAAACGTACATATGAGCTTCGTCAGCTCATTCCAAAAATCACCCAAAAAGTGCTTACTCAACAGCTTAGAGAGCTGGAAAAGGACGAAATCATCCACCGAATTATCTATAACCAGGTTCCACCCAAAGTAGAGTATGAGCTTAGTGAATACGGATGGGATTTTAAAGATCTGCTTGATCGTTTTTGCTTATGGGGGGAAGAACACTTAGACAGGGTTTATGGTGATAAAACAACGGTGCTGGAGGAATATTCTGTGGAAGAGCCTTGTGTAAAAAAAAAGTCGTAA
- a CDS encoding alpha-mannosidase, producing the protein MSEHVDEQINNQAIGGEAGEYTDIKTTAHIISHTHWDREWYLPYEKHHMRLISLMDSLLDKLEQDPDYKSFYLDGQTIILDDYLQVRPEHKERLEQQIRNGRIFIGPWYILQDAFLTSGEANVRNMQIGHRDAQRYGDPSKIGYFPDTFGLVGQTPQLMLQSGITNVFFGRGVKPTGFNNTVLDGGYESSFSELLWIGPDGSEVLGILFANWYSNGNEVPADEAGAKAYWERKLDDAQKYASTGELLFMNGCDHQPVQLDLPEAIRTAQKLYPDIEFVHSNFNDYLSSLKQASQRQLSSVKGEFRSQRTDGWGTLVNTASARVYLKQMNQLGQVILEKVAEPLATFAHLLGQAYPHHLFTYAWKTLMQNHPHDSICGCSVDEVHREMVTRFDKSRHVAESIVDESIEVIAQAVDTTGFSRYGEDALPLVIFNTSGWERSGVVSAELEVVRLYFREGYTLEEAAHRVKEVDLSGRVLVDSEGHPVACKVEDLGLQFGYDLPDDRFRQPYMCRRVRLTFEAERVPLLGLKTYAWLRSTVKPEYSSLFRSSRSMENDLLHVEIADNGSFTLTDKRTGRSYKDLGVYENVGDIGNEYMFRQPEGEQALTTEDLIADIRVLEDTPYQASVEMIHHWEIPASADETLEREQRELVYYPYRQAQRSRQTVPLTVRTVLSLSRNSSGVSIETTFNNHAKDHRLRALFPTDLDCAEHRVDSMFEIAIRDNEPAPEWENPSNTQHQQVFVDVRGEQAGLTVANFGLNEYEVLRDGRNTIAVTLLRSVGELGDWGWFPTPEAQCLGEQTARLEIIPHHGDGIQSGAYTAAYQYPIPWIVKQTGVHAGSVAPDYAPLDWKSVELAFSSMKMNELSGDVLLRWYNMSHSVAELTIKPGQQYDFYKSNILEEQGEGIAMDSSDELHQAVKPHEIITLGFKVKPQQ; encoded by the coding sequence ATGAGCGAGCATGTGGATGAACAAATCAACAATCAAGCTATAGGCGGGGAAGCGGGCGAATACACGGATATCAAGACGACAGCACATATTATTTCTCATACCCACTGGGATCGGGAGTGGTATTTGCCTTACGAGAAGCACCATATGCGTCTGATTAGCCTGATGGACTCGCTGCTGGACAAACTGGAGCAGGACCCGGATTATAAAAGTTTTTACCTGGACGGGCAGACGATCATTTTGGATGATTATCTACAGGTTCGCCCTGAGCATAAGGAACGGTTGGAGCAGCAGATTCGGAATGGTCGTATTTTTATCGGACCCTGGTACATTTTGCAGGATGCTTTTCTGACCAGCGGTGAAGCCAATGTACGGAATATGCAGATCGGGCACCGTGACGCCCAGCGCTACGGCGATCCGTCCAAGATCGGATACTTCCCCGATACGTTCGGTCTGGTTGGGCAGACTCCGCAGCTGATGCTACAGTCGGGGATTACGAATGTTTTTTTCGGACGGGGCGTAAAGCCGACCGGGTTTAACAATACGGTGTTGGATGGCGGCTACGAGTCTTCCTTTTCGGAACTGTTATGGATAGGGCCGGATGGTTCGGAGGTGCTTGGTATTTTATTCGCCAACTGGTATTCCAACGGCAACGAGGTGCCGGCTGATGAGGCGGGAGCCAAGGCGTATTGGGAGCGTAAACTCGATGATGCGCAAAAATATGCTTCAACTGGCGAGCTGCTGTTCATGAACGGATGTGATCATCAGCCTGTACAGCTTGATTTGCCGGAAGCGATCCGTACGGCACAGAAGCTTTATCCAGATATCGAGTTTGTTCATTCCAATTTCAACGATTATCTGTCCTCTCTGAAACAGGCTTCCCAAAGGCAGCTCTCGTCTGTAAAGGGAGAGTTTCGTAGTCAGCGCACGGACGGCTGGGGAACGCTGGTGAATACGGCTTCCGCTCGGGTGTATTTGAAACAGATGAACCAGTTGGGACAAGTGATACTGGAAAAAGTGGCTGAGCCGCTTGCCACTTTCGCGCATCTGTTGGGGCAGGCTTATCCTCACCATCTATTCACCTATGCCTGGAAAACACTGATGCAGAATCATCCGCATGACAGTATTTGCGGTTGTAGTGTGGACGAGGTACACCGTGAGATGGTGACCCGCTTTGATAAGAGCCGACATGTGGCTGAGAGCATTGTGGATGAAAGCATAGAAGTCATTGCGCAAGCAGTGGATACGACGGGCTTCAGTCGCTATGGAGAAGATGCGTTGCCGCTCGTTATTTTTAATACGTCAGGCTGGGAACGCAGTGGTGTAGTGTCGGCAGAACTGGAAGTGGTGCGTCTGTACTTCCGTGAAGGATACACGCTTGAGGAAGCCGCCCATCGGGTGAAGGAAGTGGATCTTTCCGGGCGCGTACTGGTGGACAGTGAGGGCCATCCGGTGGCATGTAAGGTAGAGGATCTCGGGCTACAGTTTGGTTATGATCTGCCGGATGACCGATTCCGCCAACCTTACATGTGTCGTCGAGTTCGCCTTACCTTTGAGGCTGAACGTGTGCCCCTGTTAGGCTTAAAAACTTATGCTTGGCTGAGAAGCACTGTCAAGCCTGAATACTCTTCACTTTTTCGCAGCAGTAGAAGCATGGAAAATGATCTGCTTCACGTTGAAATTGCGGATAACGGCTCTTTTACCCTGACGGATAAGCGTACAGGCCGCAGCTACAAAGACCTTGGCGTCTATGAAAATGTTGGTGATATCGGCAACGAGTATATGTTCAGGCAGCCCGAGGGAGAGCAGGCGCTGACTACCGAAGATTTGATCGCTGACATTCGCGTGCTTGAAGATACACCTTATCAGGCATCCGTGGAGATGATCCATCATTGGGAAATACCAGCCTCTGCGGATGAGACGCTGGAGCGGGAGCAGCGAGAGCTGGTTTATTATCCATACCGTCAGGCTCAGCGCTCCAGACAGACCGTTCCGCTAACTGTACGGACCGTCCTTTCTTTATCTCGGAACAGCAGCGGTGTTTCCATAGAAACCACCTTTAACAACCATGCCAAGGATCACCGACTTCGCGCTCTGTTTCCGACAGATCTAGACTGTGCAGAGCATCGGGTTGACTCTATGTTTGAAATTGCGATCAGGGACAATGAGCCCGCACCTGAGTGGGAAAATCCAAGCAACACACAGCATCAGCAGGTGTTTGTAGATGTAAGAGGGGAACAAGCCGGTCTGACCGTAGCCAATTTCGGATTGAACGAATATGAAGTGCTGCGGGATGGACGTAACACGATTGCAGTAACGCTGCTTCGCTCGGTCGGCGAGCTGGGTGACTGGGGATGGTTCCCGACGCCGGAAGCGCAATGTTTAGGTGAGCAAACCGCCCGTCTGGAGATTATTCCACATCACGGCGATGGTATTCAATCCGGTGCATATACAGCAGCCTATCAATACCCAATTCCTTGGATTGTAAAACAAACAGGGGTCCATGCGGGTAGTGTTGCTCCTGACTATGCGCCGTTGGATTGGAAAAGCGTGGAGCTTGCCTTTTCCTCTATGAAAATGAATGAGCTGTCGGGGGATGTGTTGTTACGCTGGTACAATATGAGTCATAGTGTAGCTGAGTTAACGATCAAGCCCGGGCAGCAGTATGATTTTTATAAAAGTAATATCCTTGAAGAACAAGGAGAAGGCATTGCGATGGATTCTTCTGATGAGTTACATCAGGCTGTAAAGCCGCATGAAATTATCACACTGGGTTTCAAAGTGAAGCCCCAACAATAA